The Plasmodium chabaudi chabaudi strain AS genome assembly, chromosome: 14 genome contains the following window.
ttaataaatgtaatGGCTCTTCAGACTCCAATGAATGCATGGAAAGTGCTAAAAATTGCAAAAGTTTGTATCGCCaatgtattattaaacTACCCTGGATAGAGATTTGTAATCCATATTGTAGTGTATTgtcaaatttaaaaaaagattatgaaaaaattagagaaaattataagaatCTTCCAGAATTGGAGCTCACAGAAGGATTATCCGATTGTTATGGCGAGTGTTCTAAACAAGAGGAACGGCATAATGCCGGTGTTGCTACACAGAATCGTTTGGGTGGTGGTTCAGAAAAAGTTCTAACCCTCCCAAATAGTTCACTAGTTCCATCAATAACCCCCAcaagtataaataatggaaataaacTACCCTACATCGCAGTtccattaattttaataccCATTATTTTAGGAATTTCATATAAGGTAAGTATTacaattcaaaaatataaatttaaaaaatatacattacaaaatattttttgagtgcataaaaagacaaataattatatatttttatttttatgttagtATTTAACACCCGTATGGCGAAAAAAGACGAAAAGAAAAGCCATGAAAAagattataaatttgagTGATCAAAAGAAAGCCTAAAATGGCGTTACAAATGTATTCATCGAAAAGAACCAATcggaataattataaattggGTTGATGAAAAATGggattattaaatatatacaaaatatggaGGATAATTCTATACCagttattaatttatttttttttttttttttgtttataaaagaaaaaacgattatttatatgaacatTTTAATTAACGACTTTTATTTTGGGGTTCAAATTCTATGAACCTGATTTAAAAACTCTATATaagtattaaaattataaacatgtaaatttttttattactattattatgcgTAACTAaaatcataattataatttaaaatcatatttatataattataagaaTACAAGCATCACTAACATAATGAATgactaaaaaatataaacaatgtCCCACTGAATATCTATTATATGCTACATACAATTGTTTTCTATAGATATtcagtaaaaaaattatataaaatataatggtATTTTCTAacagaaatatataaatgtttgTTTTATTGAATGAATAATTAATCAATggtataaaataatgtatcATGAATGTATCATTGTTACATATTTGTTAGTGATCCAATTTGGAATATATGGTTTTAAATTCTAAAAACTGAATCAATGGAAAAAGGGTTAATGCCTCAATTTACGAGTCAAAAAACGAAAgaggaaaataaatcattaaTAGCGTATTCAGATGACAGCAattgatataattaatGCATGTCTTATTTGGAAGtagttaattttttatgagaGTTATTTGGTTTATAAGGACAATTAAGATCACAGAAATAGTGAAAGAAAAGCAAAACATATCAATTTTGAGTACAAAAAGTGaattatcataataatataaaaatattgccataaataaatatttttcataaattataatacttACGTTTGTGGTTTCCatgaattaatatatatagatgcatattaatattaaacgacataaacaaattatacatacaaaacattattataatgaaaataaatcgtattattaacataaaTCTTCTAATATTA
Protein-coding sequences here:
- a CDS encoding CIR protein, producing MSKELCGGIDGIEDFIVFDSGSQNYKFKDDILNAYCTNNNCDSDGKKLGSAFIALLKYFNSIDNVNLEDDKLAQYATLWFSYKISQNPNIEIAKNTMHDILTQNEWFNEHSESIKKIKDIMGIHFLYLNKLYEFLKGICETINKCNGSSDSNECMESAKNCKSLYRQCIIKLPWIEICNPYCSVLSNLKKDYEKIRENYKNLPELELTEGLSDCYGECSKQEERHNAGVATQNRLGGGSEKVLTLPNSSLVPSITPTSINNGNKLPYIAVPLILIPIILGISYKYLTPVWRKKTKRKAMKKIINLSDQKKA